In Lysobacter firmicutimachus, one genomic interval encodes:
- a CDS encoding PQQ-dependent sugar dehydrogenase, whose amino-acid sequence MTAVRPEPMFRRAVLGLALIAALAACQRGQDAAAATAQPAPKQQIAHDVASERGTVRVVEVATGLEHPWAVALLPDGGFLVTERPGRLRRVGADGAISAPIAGVPQVWAQGQGGLLDVILAPDFASSRRIYLSYAEPGPDGSAGTAVASATLGDAALSEVKTIYRQQPKLEGPNHFGSRLAFDRQGHLFVSQGERQQRMASQELDKLQGKLVRINADGSVPADNPFVGRDGARAEIWSYGHRNMQSLAVDPRTGTVWEAEHGPRGGDEINLPQAGKNYGWPIVTHGIDYSGLKISEAEGKEKPGMESPYHVWEKSPALSGMAFYVNQPQSPWNDSLFLGALADGSLIRLSLDGDKIVAEERLLKELDWRIRDVRVSSDGKVFVLTDETDGKLLRLDLPAAK is encoded by the coding sequence ATGACCGCCGTCCGACCCGAGCCGATGTTCCGCCGCGCCGTCCTCGGCCTGGCCCTGATCGCCGCCCTCGCCGCCTGCCAGCGCGGCCAGGACGCCGCCGCGGCAACCGCGCAACCGGCGCCGAAGCAGCAGATCGCGCACGACGTCGCAAGCGAGCGCGGCACCGTGCGGGTGGTCGAAGTCGCCACCGGTCTGGAGCACCCCTGGGCCGTCGCGCTGCTGCCCGACGGCGGCTTCCTGGTCACCGAGCGGCCCGGCCGCCTGCGCCGGGTCGGCGCCGACGGCGCGATTTCCGCGCCGATCGCCGGCGTACCGCAAGTCTGGGCGCAGGGACAGGGCGGTCTGCTGGATGTGATCCTGGCGCCGGATTTCGCCAGCAGCCGACGCATTTATCTCAGCTACGCCGAGCCGGGCCCGGACGGCAGCGCCGGCACGGCGGTGGCCTCGGCCACGCTCGGCGATGCCGCATTGAGCGAGGTCAAAACGATCTATCGCCAGCAGCCCAAGCTCGAAGGGCCGAACCACTTCGGTTCGCGCCTGGCCTTCGATCGGCAAGGGCATTTGTTCGTCAGCCAGGGCGAGCGCCAGCAACGCATGGCCTCGCAGGAACTGGACAAGCTGCAGGGCAAGCTGGTGCGGATCAACGCCGACGGCAGCGTGCCCGCCGACAACCCCTTCGTCGGCCGCGACGGCGCGCGTGCGGAGATCTGGAGCTACGGCCATCGCAATATGCAGTCGCTGGCGGTCGACCCACGCACCGGTACCGTATGGGAAGCCGAGCACGGTCCGCGCGGCGGCGACGAAATCAATCTGCCGCAGGCCGGCAAGAACTACGGCTGGCCTATCGTCACCCACGGCATCGACTATAGCGGGCTGAAGATTTCCGAAGCCGAAGGCAAGGAAAAGCCGGGCATGGAATCGCCCTACCACGTCTGGGAGAAATCGCCGGCCTTGTCGGGCATGGCGTTCTACGTGAATCAACCCCAGTCGCCTTGGAACGACAGCCTGTTCCTGGGCGCGCTGGCCGACGGCAGTCTGATCCGGCTGAGCCTGGACGGCGACAAGATCGTCGCCGAGGAGCGCTTGCTGAAAGAGCTGGACTGGCGCATCCGCGACGTGCGCGTGTCGTCCGACGGCAAGGTGTTCGTGCTGACCGACGAAACCGACGGCAAGCTGCTGCGGTTGGACCTGCCGGCGGCGAAGTGA